Below is a genomic region from Sphingomonas phyllosphaerae.
CACCTTCGGGCAGGTGCCCGCCGGCGCGATGTCGCTGGTCGAGACGGTCGAGGACGTCGACACCCTGGTCGTCCCCGATCCGCAGAACCTGTCGTTCCTGACGCAGACGACGCTGTCGGTCGACGATACCGCCGCGATCGTCGCCGCGATCCACCGCCGCTTCCCTGCCATCCAGGCGCCGCGTGGCGAGGACATCTGCTATGCCACCTCGAACCGGCAGGCGGCGGTCAAGGCGATCGCCGATGCGTGTGATGCGGTGCTGGTGATCGGCGCGCCCAATTCGTCGAACTCGCTGCGGCTGGTCGAGGTCGCGGAGCGGCAGGGCATCCGCGCCGCGTTGATTCAGCGCGCCGCCGATCTCGACTGGGCGTTCCTCGAAGGCGTCGGCACGCTGGGGATCACGGCCGGGGCCTCCGCCCCCGAATTGCTGGTGCGCGAGCTGGTCGACCGGCTCGCGACTCGCTTCGACGTGACCGAGCGCGAGGAGGAGACGACACGCGAGACGATCGCGTTCAAGCTGCCGCGCGGGCTCGACGCCGCCGCCTGACGCACGCACCATGGCCGTCTACACGCACGTCTCCGCCGAGGCGCTCGCCGCTTTTCTCCGCCGCTACGATGTCGGCGAGCTGGTCTCCGTCAAGGGCATCGCCGAGGGGGTGGAGAATTCCAACTACCTCGTCGACACCACGGCGTCGCGCTTCATCCTGACGCTCTACGAAAAGCGCGTCGCGGCGGACGATCTGCCGTTCTTCATGGCGTTGCTCGACCATCTCGCCGCGCGCGGGCTGGCAGTGCCGCCGGCGATCCCCGATCGCGACGGCGCGGTCATCCAGACGCTGGAGGGCCGCCCGGCGTGCCTGATCCGCTTCCTGACCGGCGTCTCGGTGTCGCACCCGACCCCCGCACAGGCGCAGGCGGCCGCGACCGCGATGGGCGATATGCACGCCGCGCTCGCCGACTTCCGCCAGACGCGCGTCAACTCGATGGGCATCG
It encodes:
- the ispH gene encoding 4-hydroxy-3-methylbut-2-enyl diphosphate reductase; the protein is MADPVTDPAATPRRPLELLIAAPRGFCAGVDRAIRIVELAIEKHGAPVYVRHEIVHNKFVVDSLKEKGAVFVEELTEVPDGAPVVFSAHGVPKSVPAEAQNRGLDYLDATCPLVSKVHRQAERLVEAGRHILFIGHAGHPEVIGTFGQVPAGAMSLVETVEDVDTLVVPDPQNLSFLTQTTLSVDDTAAIVAAIHRRFPAIQAPRGEDICYATSNRQAAVKAIADACDAVLVIGAPNSSNSLRLVEVAERQGIRAALIQRAADLDWAFLEGVGTLGITAGASAPELLVRELVDRLATRFDVTEREEETTRETIAFKLPRGLDAAA